GCAAAACCTTACGGCAAAACAATAATTCACTCTGATGCAGATTTAAAAGCATATATTATCGAGTTTGCAAACGGCAGAAAAATTAAAGCGTTGAGTTCCAACCCAAAAGCATTCCGCTCAAAAGAAGGAAAAGTTGTTCTTGATGAATTTGCACACCATAACAACCCAAAAGAATTATGGATGGCAGCGAAACCTTGTATTACATGGGGATTTCCTCTCAGAATTTTATCAACGCATAACGGGCAATCCAGCAAATTTTACCAATTTGTTGAAAGTATCAAGCAGAAAAAAAGAAAATGGAGCCTGCATTCAACACCCATACAGCTTGCAGTTGACGAAGGATTTGTTGATAAAATATTCAAGAGGGAAACCACAGAAGAAGAACGGCAAGAATGGTTAAAAGAGCAGGAAACAGACTGTTTTGACGATTATACTTGGAAGCAGGAATTTTGCTGTATCCCTGTTGATGAATCTACATCTTTTATTCCGTACGATATGATTGTTTCCTGCGAACTTGAAAATATTTTAAAAATGCCGGAAGAAATGACAGGCGATATTTATGTGGGAATGGATATAGGCAGGGTAAAAGATTTAACAGCAATATGGGTGCTGGAAAAGCGGGACAACATTTGCTATACAAGACGGCTTGAAATTCTTAAAAACACTCCATATCACATACAGCAAAAAGTTTTATACGACATTCTCAGCCATCCGAACCTCAGAAGGTGCAGTATGGATGCAACAGGTATGGGCAAACCATTAGCCGAATTTGCCCAAGACAAGTTCGGTTATCTTATTGAACCGATAACTTTTAATCCAAAAGTGAAAGAGAATCTTGCCTATGGACTCAGAGTACATTTTGAAAACAAAACTGTTTACATTCATTCGGAGCGGGAAGTCAGGGACGACTTGCATTCCCTCAGAAGATTACCGGTCTTGCAGGGAAATACCGTCAAGTTTGATGTTGAAAGAACAGAAACAGACGGTCATGCAGACAGGTTCTGGGCATTAGCTTTAGCACTTTATGCTTCAAAAACAAACTATGAGCCTATGCAGGTAGAAACTAGAATGCGGCGAAAAAGCATAGATATGACAAAGGGCTTGTTTAAAAAATCAAACCTCGATTATTTCCGCAACCGCTAAAAAACCAAAGATATAATCCCATAACACTTTAAGACACTTAAAGGGAAATTTTGCAATGAAAAAATTATGGATTAATGAGCGAGAATATGTGCTTTTCAATGAGGTTAAAACCAGCCTCAGCAATGAAATTGCATCAAGAAAACGCTCGATTGATTTTTATTCCATACTGCAAAATCTTCCCGACCCCGACCCTATGCTGAGAAGTCAGGGTAAAGATATTCGTGTCTACAGAGAACTCCTTGCAGATCCGCACGTTTGGGCTTGCGTGCAGTCGAGAAAAGCCGGTGTTCTTTCTCTCGAATGGGAAATCGACAGGGGTAAAGCAAAATCAAGACAGGCAAAAATTATTGAATCTGTTTTCAGCAGTCTTGATTTAAACACCATAATCACAGAAATTCTTGATGCTGTTTTGTTTGGCTTCCAGCCTCTTGAAGTTATGTGGCAGCAGCAGGGCAACTTGATTTTACCGACAGAAATCAAGGCAAAGCCTCCGGAATGGTTTGTCTTCGATATAGACAATAACCTGAAACTAAAAACAAAAGACAATTTTAACGGAGAATTATTGCCGGAAAGAAAATTCCTGTGTCCGCAGTACAACCCAAGCTATCAGAATCCTTATGGCGAAAGAACAATGGCTCGTATTTTCTGGAGTATAACTCTGAAAAACGGCGGATTAAATTACTGGATAGCATTTACTGAAAAATACGGGATGCCGTTTTTAGTCGGCAAACATCCTCGTGGCACAGGAGACACTGCAAATCTTGCAGACATCCTCGAAAGAATGGTTCAGGATGCAATTGCTGTTATACCAAATGATTCTGCCATAGAAATTATGGAATCGTCCAAAAATTCAGGCTCTGATGTTTATGAGCGGCTCATCGACAAAATGAATGCTGAAGTTTCCAAAGCAATTTTAGGGCAGACTTTAACAACAGAAATTGGAAGCAAGGGCAGTTATGCCGCATCAAATACTCATATGAATGTCAGAAAAGACATTATTGATGCAGACAAACGCATAGTTGAAAGAACTCTGAACCAGCTTATTAAGTGGATTTATGAGTTGAATTTCGCAGAGAATAATATTCCTGAATTTTCCATGTACGAAGAGGAAGATGTCGATTTAACGCTTGCCCAGCGTGACAAAATTCTCTCCGAATCAGGATTTAAGTTTACAAAAAAATATGCAATGAGAGCTTACGGCTTTGAAGAAGATGATTTGGAGATTGAAGAAACTCCTATTGCTAAGCCTGCAAAGGAGATTCAGTCACCTGCTGCAATGGAACACAATTTTAAAACTTTTAAAGAAGAGGCTTTATCATTCCCTGATCAGAAAGCCATTGATAATTTTATAGAATCTTTTACGGCTGATGAATTGCAAGGGCAAGCAAAAACAATTTTCGGCTCTGTCATGGAACTTGTAAATAATGCAAGTTCTTATGAAGAAATTCAGGAAAAACTTGCAGAGCAAGGGCTGGAAACAAATCAAATAGAAAAAGTGTTACAAAAAGCGATATTTATATCAGAAGTTTGGGGCAGATTATATGGACTTGATTAACAAAATGATAGTTGGAGACAGCTTAAATTCACTCAAACAAATTCCGGATCAAACAGTAGACTGTGTTGTAACCTCACCGCCATATTGGGCATTGCGAGATTACGGCACAAATCCTGTTACTTGGAATGACGGCTGGCAAGGAGAACTGGGGTCAGAACCTGATTTTAACCGGTACATTGAACATCTTTGCGATATTTTTGATGAAGCCAAAAGAGTTCTAAAAGATTCAGGAACTTGCTGGGTTAATATTGGCGACACTTACGGCGGAAGCTGTATGGGTTTGTCTTACTCAGGATATTCTAAAGGCAAGAACTCTTTCCTGCCAGATGATTTGAGCTATATGCCAAAAATTGCACATGCAAGAGGCAAATATGATAAAAGTCTGCTTTTAATTCCGTTCAGGTTTGCAGTTGAGATGGTAAACAGAGGCTGGATTTTAAGAAACGTAATCATTTGGCAAAAACCAAATTGCACACCGACAAGTGCAAAAGACAGGTTCACAGTCGATTTTGAATACTTCTTCTTTTTTTCTAAAAAACGCAAATATTATTTTGAACAACAAATAGAACCCTTTAAAGAATCAACAATAAAACGCTGCAAAACCGGATGCAATGAAAATAAAGGCAGTTTTTATCAGGGGTTAAGTAAAGAAAACTTTGAAAAAATTCAGCAGAAAGTTTTAACTGGAAAACTTACCGGAAAAAATAAACGTGCAGTTTGGAATATTTCTACAACAAATTTTAGCGGAGCACACTTTGCTGTATATCCTCCGAAACTTATCGAAACGCCTATAAAAGCAGGCTGTCCTGAAAACGGCATAGTTCTTGATCCTTTTATGGGCAGTGGAACAACAGGATTGGTTGCTAAAAAGTTAAACCGCAACTGGCTTGGCATAGAATTAAACCCCGAATACGCAAAAATGTCTGAGGATAGAATAAATGCAGCCTGACTTAAAATATTTGATAACTCTTCAGCCGGAGCAGGCTATAAAATATCTTAAATCCAAGGGGTATAAGTTCTCTTGGGATTGGCATGAAGTTTGGCAGGATGCTCATACAAGGTCATTCACCGTTGCTAAAGTCATGAGAAAAGACATCCTTGATGACATCAGGGAAATTGTTCAGAAATCTCTGGATGAAGGACTTACCCTGAAACAGTTTCAAAAAGAACTTGAACCGAAGCTGAAAGACAAAGGCTGGTGGGGAATTATTTCAGGAACTCCAGATGAAGTAAGAGATGAACTTGTAAAACGCAAGCTGATAAAAGACAAATCACTAATTACAGACGGAGAAGAAATTGTCACAATTAAACTTGGAACACCGTGGCGGTTGAAAACTATTTACAGGACAAATATTCAGACTTCCTATATGGCTGGCAGGTACAAAGAACAAATTGATAACACAGAAAATCGTCCGTATTTTCAATATGTGGCTGTTATGGACAGAAGGACACGACCGTCTCACGCAATTTTGAACGGCAGAGTTTTTAGGTATGACGATGAGTTCTGGAATTCGTTCTATCCTCCCAACGGCTGGGGATGCAGGTGCAGAGTCAGGGCATTGTCAGATGACAACATAAAAAACAGAAATCTTGATGTTGATTCTTCAAAAGGGCAATTATCCGAAGAAATGAGAGTTATTTCTAAAAAAACAGGCGAAGAAAAACCTGTTGCAGTTTATACGGATTCATTAACAGGTCATAAAGTTTCACCGGATGCAGGTTGGAGCTACAACCCCGGAAAATTAAGAGATTGGAGGCAAAACAATGGCAACAATTGACAGAAGATATTTAATTAACTGGGTTGGAGGTAAGCGGCTACTGAGAAAAGCTATTGCACCTTTAATTCCGACTGATATCGTTTCATACCTCGAAGTTTTCGGTGGTGGTGGCTGGGTGCTTTTCTATAAAGACAAATGGGCTGATGTTGAAGTTTACAATGACCTTGATGGCAGACTTGTTAATCTTTTTAGAATAGTAAAATATCATCCATACGCTTTAAAGGAAGAACTAAAATATCTGCTTGGAAGCAGGGAAATGTTTATACAGTTCCTAAAAATGATACCGATAACAGATATCCAGAAAGCTGTTCAGTTTTTTTACTTGATAACCCGCTCTTTTGGAGGCAGGGGCGAATCTTTCGGATGTACAAGAAAATCCTGTGGCGGAGCGTGCAAAAGTCAGGAAAACACACTGACCAGAATAGATTCTATTCACAAACGGCTTGATAAAGTCTTAATTGAAAACAAGGACTTTGAAGCATTTATTAAGCAATACGACCATGTAGATGCGTTTTTCTACTGCGACCCTCCCTACAGTTGCGGAGCCGGTTATGCGGTAACAACTACTAAAGGATTTGACCATGAAAGGCTAAGAGCGACTCTCGGACAAATTCAAGGCAGATTTTTATTGTCCTATGATGATGCTCCCATCATTCGTGAGCTTTACAAAGGTTATGAAATGATTGCAACTGAAAGACTTAACGGCATCAACAATAAGCAGGGAGATGACCGCAAAAACAAAATGTTTAAAGAACTTTTGATTGCAAATTATCCGATAAAGGAAAAATTTTATGCCGGAACCGATAGAAATAAAGATTGAGGATAAAGAAATACAGCAACTCCTCAAGAAATTAATTGCTAAAACTGAAAATCTTCGTCCGCTCATGAAAAATATTGCCGGAATTATGATGGATTCTGTCGAGGAAAATTTTGAAAAAGAAGGCAGACCTGAAAAATGGCAAGAACTTTCCGAAGTTACAATCAAGCAGAGAAAGAAAAAAGGCTATTATCCTTGTACTATTCTTACTATGCGTGGCGAGCTTGCGGTTTCTATTACCAGCAAATATGACGATAATTCTGCTATTGTCGGGACAAACAAGGCTTATGCTGCTATTCAGCAATTCGGCGGCAATGCCGGTAAAAATAAAAAAGTTAAAATTCCTGCCCGACCATTTTTGATGTTGGGAGAGAAGGAAAAAGTTGAAATTTTAGAAGAAGTTCAAAATTATGTTCAGGAATAATTTGTTTGCATATAGTTGAGAAAAACTGTTAAGACCTTTTTCTCTTGAGTTTGAGGTTGGTGGTCAATTTGACCACCAACCTCTTTTGGAGAGTTCTTTCTAGCAATAATAAAAAAAATCATAAGCGATAAATTATTAAATTTATACCAGCCCGATATATTTTTCAAAGAATCTCAAAAGTTTATCAATAACAGATTCTTTCTTTTGTTGTCTTTGTCCTCCACCGAAACGTGAAATCGGCGGTAAAATTTTATCTAAATCAGTGCCGGTTGTTTTAAGTGTTCCATCTCTAAATGAGTTATCAACAAAGGTTTTTGTTTCTTCTTCCTTGAGTTGTTCTTCTTGAATTATAGTTGATAAATCTGTTTCTTTTTGGGTATTAACAAAATTCTTCCAATCTTCTTCAACTTGAGTTGAAACATTTACTGTATCAATAAAGCTTTCAATAAGTTGCTTTTTGCTACGAAGTTCAATACTTGAATCGATTGCTTTTTGTATACTGGTAAGAATATTTTTATCTTCACAGTTAGATTTATGATATTTTGCAACAAGCATGAGAATATAATCAATGTTAATCTCTACTTGTTTTATGAGTTCAATTTCAAAAATAATATCATCGTTTATATTTTCTTTATCCACTTGTTCTTTATTAGAATATTCTTGATACAAGTCGATATAAATACTTTGATAGTCTTGTAAATCTCTTTCTGAAATTTTATTGTCGTTTGTAAAATCATCAAACGCAGTCAGAATATTTCTTAATCTTAGGATTGTACCAAATAATGAAATAAAATCTTTTTGATTCTTTTCACCAATAATAGCTTGTCCAAGAGGAAATATGCTTTTTAGCTTATTTATTAATTCATCATAACCGGCAAAATGCTTGCCATTGTCATCTGTGTAACCGTTGTAATACTCATTATATGTTTTTAAAAGAACAATGCTTCCTGCCTTTTCATCACCAAATAAAGCTATGGCTTTATCTGTTGCCTCTTGCAAATCTCTAAAACAAACAATATTGCCAAAAGTTTTGACCGAATTTAAAATTCTGTTTGTTCTTGAAAATGCTTGAATAAGTCCGTGGTATTTTAAGTTTTTATCAACCCAAAGAGTGTTTAATGTTGTGGCATCAAAGCCGGTTAAGAACATATTAACAACAATCAGTAAATCTATTTCACGGTTTTTCATTCTTAATGAAACGTCTTTGTAGTAGTTTTGAAACTTGTCTGCTGAAGTATCATAGTTTGTGCTGAATTTTGCGTTATAGTCTTGAATTGAATATTCTAAAAACTCCCTTGACGGTTTATCTAAATTTTCAGTATCAAAACTTTCTTCATCTAATAAAATATCATCAGGGTCTTCTTCATTTGCACTAAAACTGAAGATTGTTGCTATTGTAAGGTCTTTACGTTTTTCAGCTAATTGTTTTTTGAATTCTTCATAGTACTGTTTTGCAACAGGAATCGAACTAACCGCAAAAATTGAATTAAAACCTGATAATCTGACTTTTTGTTTGATTTCCTCTACGTTTGTACGCTCGTTTGCGGTTATAACATCACTGATATTTGTGAGCTTGTTAAAAATATAGGATTTATCATTTCTCTTTGTTTTTTGGTTAAAGTGATCTAAAACGTAATCCACAATATTGCTTATACGTTCCGGAGAAGCTAGTGCTTTTTCTCTGTCTATAGCTTTAACTTGCTTATCTTTAGTTCCGTCTTTTTCTTTCATTGTATTTATGTAATCAATACGGAAAGGCAAAACGTTATTGTCGTTAATCGCATTAACGATTGTGTATGTATGCAATGATAGAACTTCTTTGCCCTCTTCATCAGGTTCACCGCCAAATACTTGAGGAGTTGTTTTCAATAAAGGGTTGCCGCCTGATGCAGAATTTTTGGCAAAAATCGGCGTTCCGGTAAACCCAAACAAATTATAATTTTTAAACGCTTTAACTATTTGTGAATGTAAATCCCCAAATTGAGAGCGGTGGCATTCATCAAAAATAAGAACCATATGCTTTTTGAATATTTCATGATCTTTGTTTTTAGAAATAAATACGCCTAATTTTTGAATAGTTGTGATAATAATTTTTGTATTATCACTTTCAAGCTGTTTTTGCAAAACTCTTGTCGACTTATTACTGTTTGCCGCACCTTTTTCAAATTTGTCATACTCTTTCATAGTTTGATAATCTAAATCTTTACGGTCAACGACAAATAAAACCTTGTCAATGTATGTTAAATTTGTTGCTAATTGTGCAGTTTTGAAAGATGTGAGAGTTTTTCCGCTTCCTGTTGTATGCCAAATATAGCCGCCTGCTTTTATAGTACCGACTTTTTTATAATTTGTTGAAACTTGAATTCTTGATAAAATTCTTTCGCAAGCTGCTATTTGGTAAGGTCGCATTACAAGCAATAAATCGTCAGATGTGAATACACAATACTTTGTTAATACGTTTAACAAGGTATGTTTTGACAAAAATGTCTTTGTAAAATCAACAAGATCCGCAATAACTTTGTTGTTACCGTCAGCCCAAAACGAAGTGAATTCAAAACTATTACTCGTTTTTTTGCTTTTTGTTTTTTGACCGGAATTTGCTTCTTTTATGTGGCTGTCTCTTGTAGTGTTTGAATAATATTTTGTATGAGTGCCGTTTGAGATGACAAATATTTGAATATACTCGTATAACCCTGATGAAGCCCAAAAACTGTCTCTTTGATAACGTTTGATTTGATTAAATGCTTCTCTTATTGCAACGCCTCTGCGTTTTAGTTCAACATGAAGCAATGGCAAACCGTTTACTAATATTGTTACATCATATCGAGTGTTGTGATTGCCTTCAGCTTCTTCATATTGATTAATTACTTGAAGTTTATTGTTATGGATATTCTTTTTGTCTAATAAATAAATGTTTTTTGTTTCGCCATTATCCCGTTTTAATATTTGAATATGATCTGCTTGGATTTTTCTTGTTTTTTCAATAATACTTTCATTTTTGTTTGTAAGATTGTTGTTGAAAAAACTTTTCCATTCACTATCAGAAAATTTGTAATCGTTTAATTGTTCAAGTTGCAATCTAAGATTTGAAATAAGTTCAGCCTCATTGCGAATGGTTAAATAATCATAGCTTTGAGAAGACAATAACTGTATAAACTCGTGTTCTAATTGAGCTTCGCTCTGGTAAGAATCAGAACGAGCTTCTGTCGGTTTATATTCGGCAACAACCGTGCTTTCGTTTGTACTTGCAACTATGTTATAACCCATTTATGCGACTTTCTCCTCGAATGATAATAATTTATCACGATAATATTCATATTGTTTTTTTCTAGCTTCAATCTCAGCAGGCAAACCTATTGAAATATCATTACACAACGCATCAAACCTGTCTAAGATTGCAACAATACGCTCTTGCTCAAGAAGTGGTGGGACTGGAATTTGTACTTTATTTAATACAGTTTGTGTAAGACTCGGTACACCTCCAGCAGTATTAAGATTTTCTAAATGTTGCATTTTAAGATAGTAATAAATGTACTTAGGTACAACAATATCTGTATTTATATCTGTATAAAAAATTGTGTCAACTGTCCAAAACGGAGTATCGAGATAGTAAAGTTTACCAATCGAGCCTTTTCTAGGTATAAGTACAGACGGTTTATTGTACGCAAACCTATCAATATAATTAATAATCCCCCCTGTACCATAG
This portion of the bacterium genome encodes:
- a CDS encoding terminase family protein yields the protein AKPYGKTIIHSDADLKAYIIEFANGRKIKALSSNPKAFRSKEGKVVLDEFAHHNNPKELWMAAKPCITWGFPLRILSTHNGQSSKFYQFVESIKQKKRKWSLHSTPIQLAVDEGFVDKIFKRETTEEERQEWLKEQETDCFDDYTWKQEFCCIPVDESTSFIPYDMIVSCELENILKMPEEMTGDIYVGMDIGRVKDLTAIWVLEKRDNICYTRRLEILKNTPYHIQQKVLYDILSHPNLRRCSMDATGMGKPLAEFAQDKFGYLIEPITFNPKVKENLAYGLRVHFENKTVYIHSEREVRDDLHSLRRLPVLQGNTVKFDVERTETDGHADRFWALALALYASKTNYEPMQVETRMRRKSIDMTKGLFKKSNLDYFRNR
- a CDS encoding DUF935 family protein; translated protein: MKKLWINEREYVLFNEVKTSLSNEIASRKRSIDFYSILQNLPDPDPMLRSQGKDIRVYRELLADPHVWACVQSRKAGVLSLEWEIDRGKAKSRQAKIIESVFSSLDLNTIITEILDAVLFGFQPLEVMWQQQGNLILPTEIKAKPPEWFVFDIDNNLKLKTKDNFNGELLPERKFLCPQYNPSYQNPYGERTMARIFWSITLKNGGLNYWIAFTEKYGMPFLVGKHPRGTGDTANLADILERMVQDAIAVIPNDSAIEIMESSKNSGSDVYERLIDKMNAEVSKAILGQTLTTEIGSKGSYAASNTHMNVRKDIIDADKRIVERTLNQLIKWIYELNFAENNIPEFSMYEEEDVDLTLAQRDKILSESGFKFTKKYAMRAYGFEEDDLEIEETPIAKPAKEIQSPAAMEHNFKTFKEEALSFPDQKAIDNFIESFTADELQGQAKTIFGSVMELVNNASSYEEIQEKLAEQGLETNQIEKVLQKAIFISEVWGRLYGLD
- a CDS encoding site-specific DNA-methyltransferase, with protein sequence MDLINKMIVGDSLNSLKQIPDQTVDCVVTSPPYWALRDYGTNPVTWNDGWQGELGSEPDFNRYIEHLCDIFDEAKRVLKDSGTCWVNIGDTYGGSCMGLSYSGYSKGKNSFLPDDLSYMPKIAHARGKYDKSLLLIPFRFAVEMVNRGWILRNVIIWQKPNCTPTSAKDRFTVDFEYFFFFSKKRKYYFEQQIEPFKESTIKRCKTGCNENKGSFYQGLSKENFEKIQQKVLTGKLTGKNKRAVWNISTTNFSGAHFAVYPPKLIETPIKAGCPENGIVLDPFMGSGTTGLVAKKLNRNWLGIELNPEYAKMSEDRINAA
- a CDS encoding phage minor head protein, whose amino-acid sequence is MQPDLKYLITLQPEQAIKYLKSKGYKFSWDWHEVWQDAHTRSFTVAKVMRKDILDDIREIVQKSLDEGLTLKQFQKELEPKLKDKGWWGIISGTPDEVRDELVKRKLIKDKSLITDGEEIVTIKLGTPWRLKTIYRTNIQTSYMAGRYKEQIDNTENRPYFQYVAVMDRRTRPSHAILNGRVFRYDDEFWNSFYPPNGWGCRCRVRALSDDNIKNRNLDVDSSKGQLSEEMRVISKKTGEEKPVAVYTDSLTGHKVSPDAGWSYNPGKLRDWRQNNGNN
- a CDS encoding DNA adenine methylase, coding for MATIDRRYLINWVGGKRLLRKAIAPLIPTDIVSYLEVFGGGGWVLFYKDKWADVEVYNDLDGRLVNLFRIVKYHPYALKEELKYLLGSREMFIQFLKMIPITDIQKAVQFFYLITRSFGGRGESFGCTRKSCGGACKSQENTLTRIDSIHKRLDKVLIENKDFEAFIKQYDHVDAFFYCDPPYSCGAGYAVTTTKGFDHERLRATLGQIQGRFLLSYDDAPIIRELYKGYEMIATERLNGINNKQGDDRKNKMFKELLIANYPIKEKFYAGTDRNKD
- a CDS encoding phage virion morphogenesis protein, which encodes MPEPIEIKIEDKEIQQLLKKLIAKTENLRPLMKNIAGIMMDSVEENFEKEGRPEKWQELSEVTIKQRKKKGYYPCTILTMRGELAVSITSKYDDNSAIVGTNKAYAAIQQFGGNAGKNKKVKIPARPFLMLGEKEKVEILEEVQNYVQE
- a CDS encoding type I restriction endonuclease subunit R; the protein is MGYNIVASTNESTVVAEYKPTEARSDSYQSEAQLEHEFIQLLSSQSYDYLTIRNEAELISNLRLQLEQLNDYKFSDSEWKSFFNNNLTNKNESIIEKTRKIQADHIQILKRDNGETKNIYLLDKKNIHNNKLQVINQYEEAEGNHNTRYDVTILVNGLPLLHVELKRRGVAIREAFNQIKRYQRDSFWASSGLYEYIQIFVISNGTHTKYYSNTTRDSHIKEANSGQKTKSKKTSNSFEFTSFWADGNNKVIADLVDFTKTFLSKHTLLNVLTKYCVFTSDDLLLVMRPYQIAACERILSRIQVSTNYKKVGTIKAGGYIWHTTGSGKTLTSFKTAQLATNLTYIDKVLFVVDRKDLDYQTMKEYDKFEKGAANSNKSTRVLQKQLESDNTKIIITTIQKLGVFISKNKDHEIFKKHMVLIFDECHRSQFGDLHSQIVKAFKNYNLFGFTGTPIFAKNSASGGNPLLKTTPQVFGGEPDEEGKEVLSLHTYTIVNAINDNNVLPFRIDYINTMKEKDGTKDKQVKAIDREKALASPERISNIVDYVLDHFNQKTKRNDKSYIFNKLTNISDVITANERTNVEEIKQKVRLSGFNSIFAVSSIPVAKQYYEEFKKQLAEKRKDLTIATIFSFSANEEDPDDILLDEESFDTENLDKPSREFLEYSIQDYNAKFSTNYDTSADKFQNYYKDVSLRMKNREIDLLIVVNMFLTGFDATTLNTLWVDKNLKYHGLIQAFSRTNRILNSVKTFGNIVCFRDLQEATDKAIALFGDEKAGSIVLLKTYNEYYNGYTDDNGKHFAGYDELINKLKSIFPLGQAIIGEKNQKDFISLFGTILRLRNILTAFDDFTNDNKISERDLQDYQSIYIDLYQEYSNKEQVDKENINDDIIFEIELIKQVEINIDYILMLVAKYHKSNCEDKNILTSIQKAIDSSIELRSKKQLIESFIDTVNVSTQVEEDWKNFVNTQKETDLSTIIQEEQLKEEETKTFVDNSFRDGTLKTTGTDLDKILPPISRFGGGQRQQKKESVIDKLLRFFEKYIGLV